Proteins encoded together in one Triticum dicoccoides isolate Atlit2015 ecotype Zavitan chromosome 7B, WEW_v2.0, whole genome shotgun sequence window:
- the LOC119338130 gene encoding uncharacterized protein LOC119338130 — protein MASPGSRWRAYVRIMAGTILGGGGPDFYVMHRIETSYKARMEERLRLWQA, from the exons ATGGCGTCGCCCGGGTCGCGGTGGCGGGCGTATGTGCGGATCATGGCTGGTACCAtcctcggcggcggcggccccgACTTCTACGTCATGCACCGCATCGAGACCTCCTACAAG GCGAGGATGGAGGAGAGGCTGCGTCTATGGCAAGCTTGA